The region aaaaataaagttttaatgaCATGTATGACATATTAAATTAGGCAGTTTTACAATTGGGCTTGAATGCGATGCTAACTGATTACAACTGTGTTATCAAAAGGGCGATAAGATTTATAACTTCGCGAGCACAAGCCTCTCCTCTTAATGACAATAGATGTTCAATAGCACAAATCTGGTTCCTATTTCCCGAGAAGAGACGCTGTGTGTCTCCGTTGCCCCTTTATTACCGTCGGATTCAAGATCCTCTCTAAAACAGCTTGGCACTTGCAAACCCACAGGCCGGGAATACCTTTATGGTCCCTATTAACTACTGGGTTATTTACACTTTCGCTGGTGCTTCTCACTCAATACCCGTATCACATACGGTGGATAACACAgtccccctccttccctttcgCTGCGTATTTCGgatttatattttgcatttctttgctttaccaaaaaaaaaggggggggcggaaaaaggaaaaaaaaaaaaaaaaaaaaaagctcgcTCTTACACCCCTCGCCTCCCCAGCTCCCTAAACCAACACATTAAGCAAACTTTAAAAACTGGGTTCCTATTACAAAGCAGCGCCCAGGACTAACTGCTTTAAAATTACTGCATAATTAGATTTAGTTGAATTTCACCATTAATTAGGCAGCCGCACTGCGGGGAGCCtttgaaatctgagaaaatgggaaaaatcatCTGAAGCACGTTTTTTAAACCCAACTTCAATAAATCCTGACAAGGCCTGCATTTCGCCGTGTATCTCTTTCCCTTCTACAAAGCGAAGCGAAGCGAGCACGATCCCCAGGACCCActaaagttttaattaaaaaaaaataaaaataaaatccgGCTAGATTTTCACATCCCGCTCGttaccggcggcggcggcgggcgcgcagcGCCTCGAGTCCTCCCCGTCCTCCGGCCCCTGCTCCTGCGCTGCCTGGCCCTcgccctcctttttttccccccccctttattattcttattttattcgGCTTTTCGGGCACCTTCTGGCGGGCCCCGCTGCCTCAGCCCAGCTCGGCCGCCCCGGGGAGGTCtgcgggcgctgcgcggccgcggagccgggctCCGGCGGGAGGCTCTCCGCGGGGCCCCTCCGCGCGGGTGGGCACCGCctccgcggaggggccgcggcgcccgcccgccgctcgccccgcgccccgcgcagcggcCCTTGCGCGGCCGCGGAGGGCTCGGCGCAGGCAGCAGGCCCGCGGGGCGCCATGttggccgcggcgggcgggcgccgcgctccgcgccttggcccgcggccgcgcagcgctgcgcggcccgccctcccccccccgcggcggcccggcccccggcgagccccgcggcgcggccccgccgccccccgcgcgcgctGGCACCGCCCGCCCGGCGCCTCCTCCCGCCCGGCCTCGCTTTGTCTGCGCGCGGGCGAGCCGCTGCCCTgcgcgcccctccgcgccccgcgggccgccgccggccccgccgcggccccggggaagGAAGCGAGCGGCCGGCGGAGGAGCGAGCGGGGAGGGTGGGGGAAACcgcaaggagagggaaaaagacacTTAAAGGGAAAGAGTCGCCATGtttagcagcttttttttttttttttttttttaaaaaaaaaaagctctcctcAATTCCGCACAGAACAAGCCTCTCGCTCCCAACCCTCCTCTTTTGTCCGGTTCAATCTTTGGATAGATCTTTTGTTCTAACtcagcatgaaaagaaaaactttctttaAATGCTATAAACTTAAAACTAACTGAAGTCCCTAAACAAATCCTCCTCCGAGCCCCGCAGGCAGATACGCCGGGCCCGGGcggtgcgtgcgtgcgtgtgtgcgctTTTCTTTCACCCGGGTGCATTTTCTGTTTACTACGATTCCCCGTGACCCAAAGCTTGCTGCAAGGAACTTACAGAGAGCGCCTACAGgctttaaaacataaaaagcGGAGAATGTTTTGGATTTGGAAATCATAAATTATAATTTAATGCCAATAACAATTTACAACAAATGCTTGTTTACAATCAactaacacaaaacaaacaagtcGAGATCCTGCGTTCGTAGCAAGCACGGAAACTTCACACACACGCTCACACGGGTAGCGCCTGCAGTAGGAAAAGCTAAATCTAGAGGTCAGCAATCCCCTGCAATAAtagtgtatttatatatttatatatatttatatatttagagGAGAGGAGCCATGATTCGGATGGGAAACTCTGCTCAaacgcgccgccccccccggcgcagATGTGCCCGGCCGCAGCGCGCTGCCCACCGGGCTCTGCTCGCCTGCGCAGCCCGAGCCCCCTCCGCGGAGCCgtgcgcggggccggcgctcCGAGCGGCCGCGCAGAGGGAGCCCGGCGGGGAGGCGAAGCGGCGCAAGGAGccctccgcggccgcccggcgcccccgcgcTTGGCCCGCCCGCGCGGAGCCGCCCTGCGCGGCCGGAGcgtggaaaaggggaaagggaaagagccCCACGGGCACCGCGCGGGCCGCTGACGGTGCGGGCACACGACGCACCGGCTCCCGGCGCCGGGAGCTCACGCCACTCCGTCCGCAGACCTCGCGGTGACAGCGACAGACGGCAACTCCCGAGCACGCGGAAAAACCGCAGGCGCTTGGCGGAAACTCCGCGCCGGCGCCTGCCCTATCTCACAGCGCTGCCCTGCCTCGCCCCTGCGCGCCCGGGCGCCTCCGCGGGACCGCGCCGCGCGGTTTGCGCCCCACGCCGCGCACACGCCGGCTCCTGACCTCCAGCCTTCGCACACTGCTCCACGACCAGACCTTCCCTACGCAGGCACGCGAGGGTGACCAAGCTGAGGGCCTTTCCCCAGAAAATCCACGCGTGACCAACAGCAGGGTTAGGCGCACGGGGCTGATGGTGTGCACTGCAGCACAGTCCTTCCTAAAACCACAGAGCAACCGCCAGCTTCGCTCCTCCGCCCCCATCCCGGCATTAGACAGGTAAATACACCACAATACATCTGCTACAAACTTACTGTGACAAGCAAACAAATCAATCGCCTATGGACTGAAATGACTGCAAACTATATAGCGAAGTAAGGTGGTTTCTGAAAGACATTTATGACAGCCAAACAAGTTTCAGAtatcaaataatattttaatttctgaatactTTCAATTTTCCTTGGAATATAACACACAAAGACTCGACCAAACAGTTCAGTTATTATAACTTTTACAGTATACAGAAAtgttgcacttaaaaaaaaaccttcagtttttttaaacacaaaactgtAAACTCTAAGATACTGAATCAATCACGTTATCTATAAGTGCCAACAGTGTTATTTTGTCATGCTGATTTCaatggtattttttaaaaagggaaaatatcaaCAATTATTATAATACAAAGGGCTTGCAAATATACAAACAGATAGAGGAGTTTAATAACAATTCATGAAGAACTATGTGGAACCCAATTCAAATTACAAAAGTTCACTTTGCtcgtttgtttgcttttaaatcaaAACCGTAGTGTGTCTTGGACACAATTCCTTCTACCTATAATAAATCCCCACAGTTCATTTTCTGTCTGAAATATCAAAAACCTAGATTTGGGGGTAGTTATATGACACGTGTGGTTCATTCGGGTCTATATAATTATAGCTCTCTCAGCTTCAAGCTAGATTTTGGGTCACCACCTTAAGTGCGCTTCCATCATTGTGTTGttgagggctttttttctcttttcctttcttcctatgATACTTTCGTGGACTCAGTTTTAATTCTTTCAGAACATATATTTTAAGGAtacacagtttttttttaaagaagccaaGATTATATCAAAAATTATTATAGAACCACAGAATAAACTGGTTTGAaaccagaaaaatacaaaaaagaacaGCTATAGGTACATAGACACATAGGACAAttaataatttggaaaaaaaagacttactttCTTCCATTCTGCTAATTTTCTCCAAATTTCCTTTAAATGCACTTTAAgcgagattttttttaaaaagtttaccccaaaaaagaaaaaaggaagaaaaaagaaaaaaagaaaaaacccaccctcatttcttttcttcttctttcccttttttctttctttcttttttctttcttttttaattttttacaaaaaatgataagtagcaagtttttttttctgaacgACACGGGAGTTTTTAATGCATTCTGTAAAAGTTCATTTGACAGTCTCTTTTTTAATTCACAGTCCAttaattttttcctgtcttctcttaGCAAACTTGTAACATCCTTTTACATCCTTTCTTAGCAGAAGGAAATTTAAGAAACAACCAGAACCCAAACGtcatttgctttcctttcacTCTCTTTCATCTCCCTtctcaatttttaatttttttttctctctccaataTTTTATTGAATGGACATATAAGGCCAGTtaaaactgctgccagacagTAACATATCCCTGATTAGGGTTTCTATGGGGGTTTTACCTACCAAACGGACGAAAAACAATTGCTCTATGACAGAAGAGGAGACAGTGCGAAGGGAGGGGAGACGTAGTAATAGCTTCCCGAATCGTGTTGGCTGGTTGGGATACTGGCTCCTAACATACTCTTCCAAAGCACACTGTGACTTCTCCTGTAAACTTTCAACATGGGCTACATCAGAGAGACCACAGGCATCTAGAAgaaagtgtattaaaaaaaaacaacaaaaaagaaaaagaaagaaaagaaaaaagaaaacaatcatcagattaaaaagttttttttttaattttaatttgattttttttccagtcgcTAGAATCGAGCGCAGCTCGTGCGCCATCACCTTGCCCCCCAGAGCTGGATGGGTTTCACCAAAAGGGACGATCTGCGTGCGTGTGGCTGCGCTTCTCTCCTCCGGAGGGTCTCCTTAGGGCTggatctccaaggctggagattcCTAATTGCGCTGCAGACCTGAGGGCTCGACAACGAGGTGCTGCCCAAGCATAATTCGGGAGAGCTATATTTTTAGGGGGGGAGGCTGGCGGGAGGAGGGAAGGCTCGAGCAGAAAGGGGGGTAGGAAGCCACTGTATCTCTCCCGCTTGGACGGGAATTGCCATGTGCTGAGAAGGAGCCCTAATACCAGCGCTAGGAATAATCACGCTAAAAAACCGGGCCCACCCGAAGATAAAGGCGCCCCGGATCCAGCAACAGATTCTCCCCCCGAGAAGACAGCGCGGTTTTCTCCCCTCTTTGAAACTGATTTAAGTGGCCCTTTAAAACTGATCTTGTCAGTTTAGCCTATTCAGAGGCAGCCATGCAAACTGTGATCTCTCTGTTCATTTGagctgtttcttttcccccctcttttcttttctctttctttcttcccccccctccactcccccctcttttttttcctcttcttcttctttttaaacctAAAGGCCCTTACAAGAAGAAAACTCCCTGATAGGgtctggacatttttttttcctgatacgcTAAAATACAATAAGTTCCCTTTAAATCAGAGACGTCTGTGCTGAAAGAGCACAGGTTGTGACCTGACCTCCCTGTGGCTTTCCTAGGCACAGGGCTAACACATGCATATTCTGCGAGTCATTAGAACccgggtttttcttttttcccccccttaaaaGAGGCAGCAGCAAACAGCACATGCATCCGTGGGGGTCTGCTTTGCCTCAGCGGCTCTTCTCGGGGTGCTGCCGCAGCTGCGGGCAGGACCCCCTTTCCTGCAGGCTGCTATCGCCCCCGAATCAGATAACGAGGCACATTTATCTCGTTGGGAGGCAATTCACACGCCAGGCCTCACATTTTGAAAATAGTAATAAATTAAGCGGTTACGACAGGCTCGGACGATTGTTTTCTCAGGAGCGGtttgggagggaggcaggggctggggggggaggtgctggcccggggggggggtcctggctgAGCCCCCCCAGcgagggaagggaaaaggcatCCTAAAAAACGTCCGAAAAGCAGCTAAGCGCCCCTCCGCCAGCCGGTGCTGCTCCGTGTCCCCCTGCGGCTGGATGCGCCCTGCTAATTGATCACCTCAGGACTCGAGCACAagtaatttggggggggggagaagtttTTTATGTGTAAAGCAATAATATATAAAAGGAAGTTTAGGTCACGACCCAGAACCTGGACAAAGTCCAGAAAATGACTTCGTTCCCCAGACCCCCTTTAACACAACAAGGAGCGGATTGTGAGCCCTTCTTTTCCCAcataaactacattttttttcctgtttcctgataTCAGGCTCTAAAAAACTCCGATGAGTAATTATTTTACAGGTCCTGCTTCCATTCATATGTTTATCGCGTGGCCACTTTCCCAAGCTTTCAAATGAGCTacagaataaatatatatgtatttaaactTCATCTCAAAACTTCTAGGGCTCCAGCACACTGTGTTGCCGATGCAGCCTTAGAGTTAGCGATCTGAGATAACGCATTGCACAAATtagcaagcagattttttttttccagaaaaaaaaattatttagcctCCAGAGTTAATATCAGGTTTATTACTCACTCAGGTTAAACCCTAGTGCAAGCTAATTAGATTTCACAACGCACTCAATTATTGCTTTATAACTCATGGACTATTTCAAGGCAGCAAAAGTTGACACAtatatttcccccccccgccttggTTATCTAAGAAACACCTCGAGCTCCTTCCTCGGCAGCAGCGTGGTCGTGCAGCAGCCTCGCTGCCCTCTCCTCTTACTTTTTCATACTGTCCCCGGCTACTCATGGCAATGATCTTCTCGCACCCACTACTCGCTCTGGACTATCCAGTTCCTGCTGGGTGCAAATGCAAACTTTTCCCCTTAGCTTCAGTGACACAGAACTGCTCGCTGCCACGTCCCGTTTAAATCAGAGGCAGCTCTTTGGGaagttgatttattttattttacgaGATGGCAGGGAACATATTTTAAGCTCAGCTTTGCAcgtttaacttcttttttttttaattcattttttaatcctgcagggcttttttcctcccccttcctggctgcccataaaaaaaaatctgttttttttttaagtggttccGCTGACAGAACGACTCGCACTGCCCACCGCCAAACCGCTCTCGCCGCTCTTCGGATGCGTGTCATTAAATGCAACACCCCGGAGCTCCGGtgttaaataaaatattgtttttcgGGGCggggaaaaggtgggggggggagcggagcgcggcgccTCCGCCGCCCCGGCGTGCGCGGCCGCTGCGCACGGCGCCGCGCAGGCGGGTTGCGCGGCCCAGGCCCGGGCAGCGAGGCGAGCGGAGCAGCGCGCAGAGAGGGGCCGGGGGTgggattaatattttttttcggggggggggggagagcaaaGAAAGGCCGCCTACCTGAGGTGAAGAGGACTATGGCCTTTAAACAACTATACTCTGCGGAGTCGACGTGCAAGGCTTTCAGTTTTTCGACCTGCTCCTGGAAGATCCGTATGTGGTCCATAAAGGCGACCACGCGGTCGGCGGACATGGGCGAGGCGTGCAGACCGGCGGCCGCCAGCAGCGGGGCGACGTGGAGGGGCATGGAGCACTGCGCGGCGTTGAGCACGAAGAGCTCGCTCCAGGTCAGCCGCAGCAGGGCCACCTGGTCGGTGATCTGCAGGTCGGGGAAGAAGGGGATATTCCTGGCCCACTCCACGGCGCTGAAGAGCATCCGAGCCGCCAGTTCGCAAATGTTCTCGATGCCCATGATGTTGTTGGGTTGCATGCACTGGCTGCCAAAGCGGGAGGTGGGGTAGGGCTCTGCTCTCAGGAGAAGGGAGATATATCCGGATAGGTAGGAATGGCAGTTGAGAGGGTCCCCGTTTGTCAAGGCGAACTGCCCGTGAGTTGGCTGTGTGGGTGGCATTCTGCCCCTCTGGACCGCTGCAGTGAATAAAGAAGAAACTACAGCTATTAATATCTGAATTGCCACCGTGCGCCCgagccccggccgggcggcggcccgcagcgcgggggcagcgcggcgctgcgcccccggccgcggccgcagcagcagccggctcgggccgcgccgcccgccgctccccgtGCTGCGGCCACGCAGGGGGCGTCTCGGCGGGCCTGGGGGCTTTTCTCCAtcgcagccttttttttttttaagaaaaaaacaaccagccACCCGGCAACACAACGGCGTGTTGATccgaggccggggcagcgcgatggggaggcagggcagcagcGCTGCAGCGCCGGTCCCGCTCGCCCGCCCGCAGccgatacatacatatatatttccccctttcccttttcgAAAAGAAACAGCGAAAAACCACGACACGGAGGAGCCGCGGCCGCAGGTCCCCCCGCGaggccgggcgctgcgcggggcctgGCGCGCTgctgcggcgctgcccgggggcggcgagcgcgcaggggccgcgcaggggccgcgcaggggccgcggcggcagcacaAAGAggcgcccgcggcgcccggccgggatCCGCCGCCCGCACCGCGCTGCCCCGCAGGGCCGAGCCGGCACCGCGCAGCGCAGGGACGCGGCGGCAGCCGGGAGGGACCGGCGCGCTGccctgtgtgcacacacacgcacacacatatacacgatattatattatatattttttaggAGCACAATCCGGCCGGGCGTGCACGGCGCCGTGCTGTGCAGCCTCGGCAGGGTGAGCCCCATTGTAAGAATAATTCGAACCGCCTGTGCAAAATTGCAGTCTAAGGCTTGGgggatacatatatatatatatatgtacatatacatatatatatgtgtgtgtctatCCGGCGAGGCTCTGCGTGCATCCACCcgctcagggctgctgcaggcGCCGGGGTGAGGCTGGACATGCAGGGGGGaagcgttaaaaaaaaaagagaaggagaagaagaagtgAGCACACGTCAGAGCCGTCATCTCCCTGCTAAGCGGCGTGAAACTAGAAATCCACTTCCAGCAAACCTCCatcagcaaaaccaaaacaaacacgAATCAATGAGGGAGCGGGGGAAGCATGCAGGAGCCCCCGCCCGGCCCACCCGCCCCGCCAGCTCCTTCTTTCATTACAGAAAGTTTCTCTGTGTTTAttcggggaaggggggggggaggatctGGTTGGGTTGGGGGTTCGGGGGGAGGGTAAAAATAGTCagagtagtagtaataataataatagtaaaaaaaaaaaaaaccaaaaccgcAGTGAGTGAGaattggaaaacaaatgaaatcCCAATACCTTCCCGTCTCATGCCAACTTTGAGGCATTTTTTGAGGCGGCAGTACTGACACTGATTGCGGTGGTGCTGGTCGATGGGACAGTTCCTGTTGGCACGACAAGTGTAGCTGAGATTCCTCCTGACGCTGCGCTTGAAGAAACTCTTGCACCCCTCGCAGGTAAACTGGCCGTAGTGCTTGCCGCTCGACTTGTCGCCGCACACCACGCACTcgatgtgctgctgctgctgctgctgctgctgctgcttgtcgccctggccctgctgcccgggcgcggcgggctgcgcgggcgcgctgggggcgccgccggggcccggcggctgcggcgtgtgcggcgccccggccggcggcccctggcccggcggcgccgcggcggccccgggcccggcgggggctcCGGCCACCTCGTCCTGGGGGTCTCGCCACGCGCCGACTACCATTGCCATATCTAGGGGACCGCGTCGCGCAAACTTCCTGCTCCCCCGCGGATGCGCCAAGTTGGCCGGGCTGGGCCGCGCGGAGCCGCTCCGCCGTTAGTCGCGCTGTGCTGCCGCCGCGGCTTTTTTCGCTcccttttgttgttttgctttttttttttttttttttcctcctctcgcTTTCTTCCCTCCGCGCTGGctggcgggcggggcggggggggggggcggcggagcggcggcggccggcgctccgcgggcgcggagggggcgggggagagaggggccgagcggcgccggggccggcggggctgccctcagcggcgggcggcggccgcggaggcgcGGGAGGcgaggcgggcgccggggggccAGCTCCAGGGCAGCTCGCCGTCAGCCATTCAGGAAGGCCATCCGCGGCAGGACGGGCGCGAGGTTACGCactgcgcgccgcgccgcgcacttTCCTCGCCGTCGCCGTAGTTTGGGGAAGTCCAGCCCGCGGCGGCCACATCCACCGCGGTCGCTTtgtttttgtgggctttttttttttcctcctctcctctttttttttcctcctcctcctccgctctctctgtctctcctccctccttctctcgcTTTAATTCTTCCTCTCCGCCGCTCCGCCGGGCCGccgcttttattattattattattattgttattattattattattatttttaatgcgcGCGCGCGGAGGGGGcagcgcgccccgcgcccgcttcTCCCGCTGCCTCTCGGCGTCTCGGGGGTCGCCGCCGCGTCCTGCCGCCGCTCCCTGCCCCGCTGGcgggccgctccgccgccgcccgggtgccgccgccgctcgggtgccgccgccgccgccgccgccgccgccgcgcgctgccTTATGCTGCTTGTGCCGCCTCGCAAGTGGGCTCGCGCCTCCGCGCCGCCGGTGCTcacggcgcgcggggcgggcgggcggggggagggggccgcggggggggaggagagggagggaggggggagggaaggagtcAACTCGCCAGCGCAGCGCCCAGCCGGCCGGGATGATAAAAGAgggggagcgggaggaggaggaggaggaggaggaggaggagggatggggaggaggaggagggagcgggAAGGATCACAACCCAGCGCGCAGCATCGCTCCtcggccgcgcggggggggggggatcaccACAGAGAGGGGGGAGCgagcgctgccccccgcccccccccggcagcgccccccgaaagcgcgggcagcggcgcgcgcgcggggccgcgcaggggaggggaggggaggggaggggggggcggcggcgcgttATCGGCGGagcggcgcgcgcgcgccccgCCAGCAGCCGCTCGCCCCGCTCGCTACGGAGTGAACTTTGACACGAACTGCTGCAACTTAGCACACGTTGCCATGGCGACCGCTCGCCTTATAAGGCAACCGACGGCGTTTGACTGGTCAAAAGCTCGCGGACCGCCCCTCGGCCCTCATTGGGCCGCGCCGCCCTGCGCGGCCTGCtcatggccgccgccgccgcccgcgcggtCCTAGAGGCAGCGCCGCGCcgaggcgggggccgggccgccccccccgccccgccgccgccgccgccgccgcttcgcggcttttccccctcttttctcttttaaatcctccgccccccccggccgggccgcgctgcgggtcggggccggcggcgccgcctcacctgggcgcggggccgggccccggccTGCCCGCGCCTCGGCGCCTCCGGGCAGCGCCCCGCGACGGCTCCGCGGGCACCTGAGCGCGGCGCGCGGTgaccccgcgcggggcggggggcggccggggtcgcccggcccggcccgggggtgcgcggagccccgcggcgctgcccctcggccgccgcctgcccgcggggccgcgccgcgctccgccgtcGCCCGCGCAACTCGGTCGGGTCGTTCACCCGGCGATGCGTCGCCCCGCGGGCACCGGCGGTGCCGGGCCAGAACCGCGAGCCGCCGCGGCAAGGGGGAACGCGTTGTGGGGGGACCCTGGCGAGCGCCCCCCGAGCGCCGCCGCAGGTGCCGGCGCGGCGCGAAGTTGCGCGAAGCGCCCGGACTCGGCGGCGTCCTGCCCCGGtgcgccgggaccccccgggcTGCCGCGCGGCCTCCCCCGCTGCAGGgagcggagccccgcggcgctgcgggctcccgccccgccgggctccgGGCGCCCCGGCCGCAGGGGCTCCGCCAACGCGGGGCAGCCGCGCGTTGCTGCTGCCGCCGAATTTCCTGGGGAAAAATAGCTTTCCCGGCGCAAATCTGACCACGCAACCGGGATTAATTCACCCTGTGAAAAGCATTACTACCTCCTCCACCGACGCAGAAATCAGAACAGAGAGCGGGTTTCACGCTACCTACAATAGTAATAGTTTGGACGCCTGGTCGTAAAAATCAAAAGCCATTGATAGACGCTTAAAAGCCCCCCTATATGCTGGTTGCTCGAGCATTAATGAAGAATGCCCCGCATTAACTGTTTGCTCCTCGACGGATGCAACTCTATAACTATCTATTAGCACCATTAGGTGCTTCGCTATTTATTTCCAAACACCCCTGCGAGCGGGCTGGGGCAGAACAGACGGATGCAAAAATGAACTGTAGCTAATTTCGCGAAATACTGTGTGAAAGCCGAGCGCCTCGCAAAGCGGGGGAGATTCTCCCCTGTCCTTCCCGAGCCCGGTCACAAAGGCACTGCTCGGCTCGGAAAGTAAGGCTGCACCGCTTTCCCAAATGGATAAATGCATCCCTCCTGCCATTTTCCTGCAgatgtaaatttattttaatgagagGGAGTGGAAGGATTTATTTTGCTAAAATAGAGTTTAGGGTAGAGCCGGTGTAAATCTTtaggatttaggaaaaaaaaaaaaaaaggcggaaggga is a window of Dromaius novaehollandiae isolate bDroNov1 chromosome 10, bDroNov1.hap1, whole genome shotgun sequence DNA encoding:
- the NR2F2 gene encoding COUP transcription factor 2 isoform X2 is translated as MAMVVGAWRDPQDEVAGAPAGPGAAAAPPGQGPPAGAPHTPQPPGPGGAPSAPAQPAAPGQQGQGDKQQQQQQQQQHIECVVCGDKSSGKHYGQFTCEGCKSFFKRSVRRNLSYTCRANRNCPIDQHHRNQCQYCRLKKCLKVGMRREAVQRGRMPPTQPTHGQFALTNGDPLNCHSYLSGYISLLLRAEPYPTSRFGSQCMQPNNIMGIENICELAARMLFSAVEWARNIPFFPDLQITDQVALLRLTWSELFVLNAAQCSMPLHVAPLLAAAGLHASPMSADRVVAFMDHIRIFQEQVEKLKALHVDSAEYSCLKAIVLFTSDACGLSDVAHVESLQEKSQCALEEYVRSQYPNQPTRFGKLLLRLPSLRTVSSSVIEQLFFVRLVGKTPIETLIRDMLLSGSSFNWPYMSIQ
- the NR2F2 gene encoding COUP transcription factor 2 isoform X1 — translated: MAMVVGAWRDPQDEVAGAPAGPGAAAAPPGQGPPAGAPHTPQPPGPGGAPSAPAQPAAPGQQGQGDKQQQQQQQQQHIECVVCGDKSSGKHYGQFTCEGCKSFFKRSVRRNLSYTCRANRNCPIDQHHRNQCQYCRLKKCLKVGMRREVSSLFTAAVQRGRMPPTQPTHGQFALTNGDPLNCHSYLSGYISLLLRAEPYPTSRFGSQCMQPNNIMGIENICELAARMLFSAVEWARNIPFFPDLQITDQVALLRLTWSELFVLNAAQCSMPLHVAPLLAAAGLHASPMSADRVVAFMDHIRIFQEQVEKLKALHVDSAEYSCLKAIVLFTSDACGLSDVAHVESLQEKSQCALEEYVRSQYPNQPTRFGKLLLRLPSLRTVSSSVIEQLFFVRLVGKTPIETLIRDMLLSGSSFNWPYMSIQ